From the Meiothermus sp. Pnk-1 genome, one window contains:
- a CDS encoding O-antigen ligase: MRWAAGLESAAWDVLVALALFAALSQGGFSGWGLFGLRVLVGMGLILWLGSAVVRGYLRWPPLPVASAALAYLLITVVGALSSPYPYGSAQALLNTAMFGAAFFLGYAFRPSCRPVLLAGFGLEAGVLGVYGLWQAVGGLTRVSGPYFNSNHYSGFLALAVPITLGLARSSRGFGRGLWASLAGLLFVNLALTFSWGLLAVALALAGWLLAGFGRRGWAGVLLALGPLGLALLMLLSLSPQLAGSLGQRTVALWQDWARVSLESRAGIARGSLELIKAHPWLGVGPGNFVYTWPRYRPPKIETVPQEILHKRVNYAHNDYLQVASETGLLGLAAFLGFWILVLGKGAPSPAGAGIKVGLIALLLHGLTDGNLTVVPANAVLAYLFAGLYVGEMNDPD; encoded by the coding sequence ATGAGGTGGGCTGCCGGGTTGGAATCCGCCGCCTGGGATGTGCTGGTCGCCCTCGCGCTCTTCGCCGCTCTGAGCCAGGGTGGGTTCTCGGGGTGGGGTTTGTTCGGCTTGCGGGTGCTGGTTGGAATGGGGCTGATCTTGTGGTTGGGTTCGGCGGTGGTACGGGGCTACTTGCGCTGGCCACCGTTGCCGGTCGCCTCGGCTGCGCTGGCGTATCTGCTCATCACGGTGGTGGGGGCGCTCTCGAGCCCTTACCCCTATGGCAGCGCCCAAGCCCTGCTCAACACGGCGATGTTCGGGGCAGCTTTTTTTCTGGGCTATGCCTTTCGACCAAGCTGTAGACCGGTTTTGCTGGCAGGCTTCGGGCTGGAGGCGGGGGTACTCGGGGTCTATGGGCTATGGCAGGCCGTGGGGGGGCTTACCCGGGTGAGCGGGCCCTACTTCAATTCCAACCACTACAGCGGGTTTCTGGCCTTGGCCGTGCCGATCACCTTGGGGTTGGCCCGCTCGAGCCGGGGTTTTGGGCGCGGGCTGTGGGCGAGCTTGGCGGGGCTGCTGTTTGTCAACCTGGCCCTGACCTTCTCCTGGGGCTTGCTGGCGGTGGCGCTGGCCTTGGCGGGGTGGCTGCTGGCGGGGTTCGGGCGGAGGGGGTGGGCCGGGGTGCTGTTGGCGCTGGGCCCGTTGGGGCTGGCGTTGCTGATGCTGCTGAGCCTGAGCCCCCAATTGGCCGGCAGTCTGGGCCAGCGCACGGTAGCGCTTTGGCAGGACTGGGCCCGGGTGAGCCTCGAGAGCCGCGCCGGAATTGCTCGAGGGAGCCTCGAGCTGATCAAAGCCCATCCCTGGCTGGGGGTGGGGCCGGGTAACTTTGTCTACACCTGGCCGCGCTACCGCCCGCCCAAGATCGAGACCGTGCCCCAGGAGATCCTGCACAAACGCGTCAACTACGCCCACAACGACTACCTCCAGGTGGCCAGCGAGACCGGGCTGCTGGGCCTGGCTGCGTTTTTGGGGTTTTGGATCCTGGTGCTGGGTAAGGGCGCGCCTTCACCCGCTGGCGCCGGCATCAAAGTGGGGCTGATCGCGCTGTTGCTCCACGGCCTGACCGATGGAAACCTCACGGTTGTTCCGGCCAACGCGGTATTGGCGTACCTGTTCGCCGGGCTTTATGTGGGAGAAATGAATGATCCTGATTGA
- a CDS encoding glycosyltransferase family 1 protein — MILIDATPLQSEHRLRGVGAYVRHLVQRLEAKGHTPFYFASTVGLEHVQDLLPPERTFAVYRPHTPAQVYWAYNELAMRWAILRLRPKVFFCPDFNGFLGNPFGESVPMLHDLIPLKVREEGGGVGIRLSRLRWGVYFARVRRARHIIARSEWVKRDAIELLGIAPERITVVAQGLDRERFVPSTGQGPYAAEPPYFLHVGGSGFNKNVRRVLEAFAKVAPTHPQTRLYFVGPWAPAEREWLEAEKTRLGLAERVHHLGFIPDADLPSLYGNAAAVVFPSLEEGYGLPVLEGMASGAPVITSNVSSLPEVAGDAALLVNPLEVEAIAAAMRRMLEEPGLAQALRQKGRVQASRFSWEALADRVWETLNRIAQAAPSG, encoded by the coding sequence ATGATCCTGATTGACGCCACGCCGCTACAGTCCGAACATCGCTTGCGCGGGGTGGGGGCCTATGTCCGCCACCTGGTCCAGCGCCTGGAAGCTAAAGGTCACACCCCTTTTTACTTCGCCTCGACGGTGGGGCTCGAGCACGTTCAGGACCTCCTCCCCCCCGAGCGCACCTTTGCCGTCTACCGGCCGCACACCCCGGCCCAGGTCTACTGGGCCTACAACGAGCTGGCCATGCGCTGGGCCATCCTACGCCTGCGGCCCAAGGTGTTTTTCTGCCCGGACTTCAACGGGTTCCTCGGCAACCCCTTCGGCGAATCGGTGCCGATGCTGCACGACCTGATCCCCCTCAAGGTGCGGGAGGAAGGAGGGGGAGTGGGGATCCGGCTCTCCCGGCTGCGCTGGGGGGTTTACTTCGCCAGGGTGCGGCGGGCGCGGCACATCATCGCCCGCAGCGAATGGGTCAAGAGGGACGCGATAGAGCTACTGGGCATCGCCCCCGAGCGGATCACGGTGGTGGCCCAGGGCTTGGACCGGGAACGCTTCGTACCGAGCACCGGACAGGGCCCCTACGCCGCGGAACCCCCCTACTTCTTGCACGTGGGGGGCTCGGGGTTCAACAAGAACGTGCGCCGGGTGCTGGAGGCTTTCGCCAAGGTGGCCCCCACCCATCCCCAGACCCGGCTGTACTTTGTGGGGCCCTGGGCTCCTGCCGAGCGGGAGTGGTTGGAGGCCGAGAAAACCCGGCTGGGGCTTGCGGAGCGGGTGCATCACCTGGGGTTCATTCCCGACGCCGATCTGCCGAGCCTGTACGGCAACGCGGCGGCGGTGGTGTTCCCCTCGCTCGAGGAGGGCTACGGCCTGCCGGTGCTCGAGGGGATGGCCTCGGGGGCTCCGGTCATCACCTCCAATGTCTCCTCGTTGCCGGAGGTGGCCGGGGATGCGGCCTTGCTGGTCAACCCGCTGGAGGTGGAGGCCATTGCGGCGGCCATGCGGCGGATGCTCGAGGAGCCAGGGCTGGCCCAGGCGTTACGGCAGAAGGGCCGGGTCCAGGCCAGCCGGTTCTCCTGGGAGGCGCTGGCGGATCGGGTCTGGGAGACCTTGAACCGCATCGCCCAAGCAGCACCCTCGGGATAG
- a CDS encoding GHMP kinase — MQTIIRARAPLRISFGGGGTDVPPYCDERGGVVLSATINRYALASLVPGGDRFSVRSIDYDQSIEYGIHDPFVFDGQLDLAKGVLEHFRRTQGLKDGFEVALHNDAPPGSGLGSSSAITVALIGAIAEHLRLFLDKYQIAELAYRIERQDVGIKGGKQDQYAATFGGFNFIEFHPGLTLVNPLRLPAQTVWELEYSLVFAFVGGQHFSGHIIEKQQENYQKGRYDAVQAMDEIKAIAYEMKRALLRGHLQEFGALLDVAWQCKKRMAEGISNPHIDEVYQEAKRAGAIGGKVTGAGGGGFMFFYCDPYRRFAVQEALKKTGAQVVNLSFVEEGLSAWTLHEGALEPRALAVQ, encoded by the coding sequence ATGCAGACGATTATTCGAGCCCGTGCGCCTTTACGGATCAGCTTCGGGGGTGGGGGAACCGATGTCCCCCCCTACTGCGACGAACGCGGTGGGGTGGTGCTCTCGGCCACCATCAACCGCTATGCCCTGGCTTCGCTGGTCCCCGGCGGCGACCGTTTTAGCGTGCGCAGCATCGATTACGACCAGAGCATCGAGTACGGGATCCATGATCCTTTTGTCTTTGACGGCCAGCTCGATCTCGCCAAGGGGGTGCTCGAGCACTTTCGCCGCACCCAGGGGCTCAAAGACGGCTTTGAGGTCGCGCTGCACAACGACGCCCCCCCAGGATCGGGTTTGGGCTCTTCCTCGGCCATTACGGTAGCCCTGATCGGGGCCATCGCCGAGCATCTGCGCCTCTTTCTGGATAAGTACCAGATCGCCGAGTTGGCCTACCGCATTGAACGCCAGGACGTGGGCATCAAAGGCGGCAAGCAGGATCAGTACGCGGCCACCTTCGGCGGCTTCAACTTTATCGAGTTCCACCCCGGACTCACCCTGGTGAACCCCCTGCGGCTCCCGGCGCAAACCGTGTGGGAGCTCGAGTATAGCCTGGTCTTCGCCTTCGTGGGGGGGCAGCACTTCTCCGGGCACATCATCGAGAAGCAGCAGGAGAACTACCAAAAAGGCCGCTACGACGCGGTGCAGGCCATGGACGAGATCAAGGCCATCGCCTACGAGATGAAGCGGGCCCTGCTGCGCGGGCATCTCCAGGAGTTCGGCGCCCTCTTGGACGTCGCCTGGCAGTGCAAAAAGCGCATGGCCGAGGGCATCAGCAACCCCCATATCGACGAGGTGTACCAGGAGGCCAAGAGGGCCGGAGCCATAGGCGGCAAGGTCACCGGGGCGGGCGGGGGCGGCTTCATGTTCTTCTACTGCGATCCCTACCGCCGCTTCGCCGTGCAGGAGGCCCTCAAGAAGACCGGGGCCCAGGTGGTGAACCTGAGCTTCGTGGAGGAGGGGCTCTCGGCCTGGACCCTCCACGAGGGCGCCCTCGAGCCCAGGGCCCTGGCCGTCCAGTAG
- the gmhA gene encoding D-sedoheptulose 7-phosphate isomerase, which produces MTQPALSAFGQAMDDHLEVARATRALAPQVAQAAQMMSECLRQGGQILFCGNGGSAADAQHLAAEFVGRFLKERRALPAQALSVNTSILTAIGNDYGYERVFARQVEAVGRPGDILVGITTSGNSPNILAAALAARAAGLKVIGMTGAGGGKLAALCDLLLAVPSQSTPRIQEMHILMGHSFCQMVEEALLEA; this is translated from the coding sequence ATGACGCAACCCGCCCTATCCGCGTTCGGTCAGGCGATGGACGATCACCTCGAGGTGGCGCGGGCCACCCGTGCCCTGGCTCCTCAAGTGGCCCAGGCCGCCCAGATGATGAGCGAGTGCTTACGCCAGGGGGGGCAGATCCTCTTCTGCGGCAACGGCGGCTCCGCCGCCGACGCGCAGCACCTGGCCGCCGAGTTTGTGGGGCGCTTCCTCAAGGAGCGCCGGGCCTTACCCGCCCAGGCCCTCAGCGTGAACACCTCGATCCTCACCGCCATCGGTAACGACTACGGCTACGAGCGGGTCTTCGCCCGGCAGGTGGAGGCCGTGGGCAGGCCTGGCGACATTTTGGTAGGCATCACCACCAGCGGCAACAGCCCCAATATCCTCGCCGCCGCCCTGGCCGCCCGCGCCGCAGGCCTGAAGGTCATCGGCATGACCGGGGCGGGCGGGGGCAAGCTGGCGGCCCTTTGTGATTTGCTGCTGGCGGTGCCCTCCCAGAGCACCCCGCGCATTCAGGAGATGCACATCCTGATGGGCCATAGCTTTTGCCAGATGGTCGAAGAAGCGCTGCTTGAAGCATGA
- the gmhB gene encoding D-glycero-beta-D-manno-heptose 1,7-bisphosphate 7-phosphatase, translated as MKRSLEQAVILAGGLGSRLGALTRETPKPLLPVAGKPFLDYLLWNLERHGFRRILFLLGYKATQFIEHYGSGARHGLADDAQRNARLEVEYAVEPRPMGTGGALRLAQDYLDERFLLLNGDTLFDFNYLDLALLEAPAAVALRQVPDAARYGRVRLEGNRIVGFGEKEGEGPGLINGGVYVLSRPVVELLPEGVSSLERDLFPCLVERGELLGKPYEGFFLDIGLPETYAEAQTALPSWQKKPAVFLDRDGVLNHDQGYTHRPEQWRWTEGAVEAVKWLNDRGYLVLVVTNQAGIARGYYTEEHFLQFTAWIHEQLRLAGAHLEATYYCPYHPEGLGPYRRDSEDRKPHPGMFLRAIAEWQPDLSRSLAIGDRESDLRAAWAAGVQARLFAGGNLLEFVQDALGESGR; from the coding sequence ATGAAGAGGTCGCTCGAACAGGCCGTGATCCTGGCCGGGGGGTTGGGCTCCCGGCTGGGGGCTTTGACCCGGGAGACCCCCAAGCCGCTGTTGCCGGTAGCGGGTAAGCCCTTTCTGGACTATCTGCTGTGGAACCTCGAGCGCCACGGCTTCCGGCGCATCCTGTTCTTGCTAGGGTACAAAGCCACGCAGTTCATCGAGCACTACGGCAGCGGAGCACGCCACGGCCTCGCTGATGACGCGCAGCGAAACGCACGTCTTGAGGTTGAGTACGCCGTCGAGCCCCGACCGATGGGTACGGGCGGGGCGCTGCGGCTAGCCCAGGACTACCTGGACGAGCGCTTTCTTTTGCTCAATGGGGATACCCTATTCGACTTCAACTACCTCGATCTGGCCTTGCTCGAGGCCCCGGCTGCCGTAGCCCTGCGCCAGGTGCCCGACGCGGCCCGCTACGGGCGGGTGCGGCTGGAAGGCAACCGGATCGTCGGGTTTGGCGAGAAGGAGGGAGAAGGCCCTGGCCTGATCAATGGCGGGGTGTACGTGCTCTCGCGGCCAGTCGTGGAGCTCCTGCCGGAAGGGGTGAGTTCGCTCGAGCGCGACCTCTTCCCCTGCCTCGTCGAGCGGGGGGAACTGCTGGGCAAACCCTATGAGGGGTTCTTCCTGGACATCGGCCTGCCCGAGACCTACGCCGAGGCCCAGACGGCCCTCCCCAGCTGGCAGAAAAAACCGGCGGTGTTCCTAGACCGCGACGGGGTATTGAACCACGACCAGGGCTACACCCATCGCCCTGAGCAGTGGCGCTGGACCGAAGGAGCCGTCGAGGCGGTGAAGTGGCTCAACGACCGGGGGTATCTGGTCTTGGTGGTCACCAACCAGGCGGGAATCGCACGGGGCTACTATACCGAGGAACACTTTTTGCAGTTCACCGCCTGGATTCACGAACAGCTGCGCCTGGCCGGGGCGCACCTCGAGGCCACCTACTACTGCCCCTACCACCCCGAGGGCTTGGGCCCTTACCGCCGCGACTCGGAAGACCGCAAACCTCACCCTGGCATGTTCCTGCGGGCCATCGCCGAGTGGCAGCCCGATCTTTCGCGCAGCCTGGCCATCGGCGACAGGGAAAGCGACCTCCGGGCGGCCTGGGCGGCAGGGGTGCAGGCGCGGCTTTTCGCTGGAGGCAACCTGCTCGAGTTCGTCCAGGATGCCCTCGGCGAATCCGGGCGTTAG
- a CDS encoding glycosyltransferase family 1 protein, which translates to MRVGFFTYGMGQHLTGIGRYTVELTRALKAADSGLEIVLLNPYPASPLGWYREFETYPLPALQKIPAAASLGNWLLHRAALELQLDILHDPCGIAPFLVPTKAYRRVTTIHDAIPLVMPKVQPLATRLIFRTLVPLARYTADAIFTVSHHAAVDLARHARLPQRKLFVAPNAVNPPPAMGQAEVRAALERLGVNPPYFLAVGQLASRKNLPRLLEAFAMLRRENPELNLAVVGPSAWKGHEIFQKARDLEGVTLTGFVSEQELDALYYGALALVFPSLYEGFGIPAIEAMAHGTPVLAARASALPEVVGEAGLLFDPTSVEAIAAAMRRIWQDEGLREELRRRGLERAKRYTWAETARKTLEVYRHLLGDRAVRGAYLEA; encoded by the coding sequence ATGCGGGTCGGATTTTTCACCTACGGGATGGGGCAGCATCTCACGGGCATAGGCCGTTATACGGTAGAGCTGACCCGCGCGCTAAAGGCTGCTGACTCCGGCCTCGAGATCGTCCTGCTCAACCCCTACCCAGCTTCTCCGCTGGGGTGGTATCGGGAGTTTGAGACCTACCCGCTTCCCGCGCTGCAAAAGATTCCGGCGGCGGCCAGCCTGGGTAACTGGCTGCTGCACCGGGCGGCGCTCGAGCTCCAGCTCGACATCCTCCACGACCCCTGCGGCATCGCGCCCTTCCTGGTTCCGACCAAGGCTTACCGGCGGGTCACCACCATCCACGACGCGATTCCCTTGGTAATGCCCAAAGTCCAGCCCCTGGCGACGCGGTTGATCTTTCGCACCCTGGTTCCGCTGGCCCGATACACCGCCGACGCCATCTTTACCGTGAGCCACCATGCTGCCGTGGATCTGGCCCGCCACGCCCGGCTACCCCAGCGCAAGCTCTTCGTGGCCCCCAACGCGGTGAACCCGCCCCCGGCAATGGGCCAAGCCGAGGTTCGGGCGGCGCTCGAGCGCCTGGGCGTCAACCCCCCCTACTTTTTGGCGGTGGGCCAGCTGGCCTCCCGCAAAAACCTGCCCCGGCTACTGGAGGCTTTCGCCATGCTCCGCCGGGAGAACCCCGAGCTAAACCTGGCCGTGGTGGGGCCGAGCGCTTGGAAGGGCCACGAGATCTTCCAAAAAGCCCGAGACCTGGAGGGCGTGACCCTTACCGGTTTCGTTTCCGAGCAGGAGTTGGACGCGCTGTACTACGGGGCGCTGGCCCTGGTCTTTCCCTCGCTCTATGAGGGTTTTGGTATCCCGGCCATCGAGGCCATGGCCCATGGAACCCCGGTCTTGGCCGCCCGTGCGAGCGCCTTACCGGAGGTGGTGGGCGAGGCCGGGCTGCTCTTCGACCCGACATCGGTGGAGGCCATCGCCGCGGCCATGCGCCGGATCTGGCAGGATGAGGGTTTGCGTGAGGAGCTTAGGAGGCGGGGGCTCGAGCGGGCCAAGCGGTACACCTGGGCCGAGACCGCCCGCAAAACCCTGGAAGTCTACCGGCATCTATTGGGTGACCGGGCCGTGCGAGGTGCGTATTTGGAAGCTTAG